The following are from one region of the Anguilla rostrata isolate EN2019 chromosome 7, ASM1855537v3, whole genome shotgun sequence genome:
- the pfkfb3 gene encoding 6-phosphofructo-2-kinase/fructose-2,6-bisphosphatase 3 isoform X2 — translation MPRELTQNRIQKIWIPSKDDKPAVPRRCTGGPHLANSPTVIVMVGLPARGKTYMSRKLTRYLNWIGLPTKVFNVGEYRREAVKQYSSYDFFKPDNQDAVKIRQQCALAALRDVKAYLTEEGGQIAVFDATNTTRNRRDMILNFGSENGFKVFFIESVCEDPSVIATNIMEVKVSSPDYQDCNKVDALEDFQKRIECYRQSYEPLDPDQYDRNMSFIKVVDVGRRFLVNRIQDHIQSKIVYYLMNIHVQSRTIYLCRHGESEHNLQGRLGGDSGLSSQGRKFARALSTFVEEQNLKDLRVCTSQLRRSIQTAEALGVPYEQWKALNEIDAGVCEEMTYDEVKEKFPEEFALRDQDKFYYRYPTGESYQDLVQRVEPVIMELERRENVMVICHQAVMRCLLAYFLDKSADEMPYLKCPLHTVLKLTPVAYGCKVESISLNVDAVNTHRDRPEVQKSPITLIRRNSITPLTSPEPFKKPRFNLLGDRSIPEVAPAPLSRCSTSPLPLAHLGQNLKRCASDLHELFQHYH, via the exons ATGCCAAGAGAGCTTACCCAGAACAGGATCCAAAAAATCTGGATTCCGTCTAAGGATGATAAACCAGCGGTACCTCGAAGAT GTACGGGAGGCCCCCACCTCGCCAACTCCCCCACTGTGATCGTGATGGTCGGCCTGCCAGCGCGCGGCAAGACCTACATGTCCAGGAAACTGACCCGCTACCTCAACTGGATCGGGCTGCCCACTAAAG TGTTCAACGTCGGAGAGTATCGGCGGGAGGCCGTGAAGCAGTACAGCTCTTACGACTTCTTCAAACCCGACAACCAGGACGCGGTGAAAATCAGACA GCAATGTGCCTTGGCCGCTCTGAGAGACGTCAAGGCTTACCTGACAGAAGAAGGTGGCCAGATCGCT GTCTTCGATGCTACCAACACAACAAGGAACAGAAGGGACATGATCTTGAATTTCGGCAGTGAGAATGGATTCAAG GTATTTTTCATTGAGTCGGTGTGTGAAGACCCTAGCGTCATTGCGACCAACATCATG gaagtgaaggtGTCCTCTCCGGACTATCAGGACTGCAACAAGGTGGACGCCTTGGAGGACTTTCAGAAGAGGATCGAATGCTACCGGCAGTCATACGAGCCTCTGGACCCTGACCAGTACGACAG GAACATGTCTTTCATCAAGGTCGTCGATGTCGGCCGACGGTTCCTGGTGAACCGCATCCAGGATCACATCCAGAGCAAGATCGTGTACTACCTGATGAACATACACGTCCAGTCGCGCACCATCTACCTCTGTCGCCATGGCGAGAGCGAACACAACCTGCAGGGCCGACTGGGCGGCGACTCGGGCCTTTCGTCCCAGGGTAGAAAG TTTGCCCGAGCCCTGTCCACGTTCGTGGAGGAGCAGAACCTGAAGGACCTGCGGGTCTGCACCAGTCAGCTGCGCAGGAGCATCCAGACGGCCGAGGCGCTGGGCGTGCCCTACGAGCAGTGGAAGGCTCTCAACGAGATCGATGCT ggtgtgtgtgaggagatgACCTACGACGAGGTGAAGGAGAAGTTCCCGGAAGAGTTTGCTCTGAGAGACCAGGACAAATTCTACTACCGTTACCCCACGGGAGAG TCGTACCAGGACCTGGTCCAGCGGGTGGAGCCGGTCATCATGGAGCTAGAGCGGCGGGAGAACGTCATGGTCATCTGTCACCAGGCTGTCATGCGCTGCCTGCTGGCCTACTTCCTGGACAAGAGCGCAG ATGAGATGCCGTACCTGAAGTGCCCCCTCCACACAGTGCTGAAGCTCACCCCCGTTGCTTATG GATGTAAAGTGGAGTCGATCTCACTGAACGTGGATGCTGTGAACACGCACAGGGACAGGCCTGAG GTCCAGAAGAGCCCCATCACGCTCATACGGCGGAACAGCATCACCCCGCTGACCAGCCCCGAGCCCTTCAAGAAGCCCCGCTTCAACCTCCTGGGCGATCGCTCCATCCCTGAggtcgcccccgcccccctgtcccgCTGCTCCACCTCGCCCCTCCCCTTGGCCCACCTGGGACAG AACCTGAAGCGATGTGCCTCGGATCTCCACGAGCTTTTCCAGCACTACCACTGA
- the pfkfb3 gene encoding 6-phosphofructo-2-kinase/fructose-2,6-bisphosphatase 3 isoform X3 codes for MPRELTQNRIQKIWIPSKDDKPAVPRRCTGGPHLANSPTVIVMVGLPARGKTYMSRKLTRYLNWIGLPTKVFNVGEYRREAVKQYSSYDFFKPDNQDAVKIRQQCALAALRDVKAYLTEEGGQIAVFDATNTTRNRRDMILNFGSENGFKVFFIESVCEDPSVIATNIMEVKVSSPDYQDCNKVDALEDFQKRIECYRQSYEPLDPDQYDRNMSFIKVVDVGRRFLVNRIQDHIQSKIVYYLMNIHVQSRTIYLCRHGESEHNLQGRLGGDSGLSSQGRKFARALSTFVEEQNLKDLRVCTSQLRRSIQTAEALGVPYEQWKALNEIDAGVCEEMTYDEVKEKFPEEFALRDQDKFYYRYPTGESYQDLVQRVEPVIMELERRENVMVICHQAVMRCLLAYFLDKSADEMPYLKCPLHTVLKLTPVAYGCKVESISLNVDAVNTHRDRPEQVQKSPITLIRRNSITPLTSPEPFKKPRFNLLGDRSIPEVAPAPLSRCSTSPLPLAHLGQLQLGRVYLT; via the exons ATGCCAAGAGAGCTTACCCAGAACAGGATCCAAAAAATCTGGATTCCGTCTAAGGATGATAAACCAGCGGTACCTCGAAGAT GTACGGGAGGCCCCCACCTCGCCAACTCCCCCACTGTGATCGTGATGGTCGGCCTGCCAGCGCGCGGCAAGACCTACATGTCCAGGAAACTGACCCGCTACCTCAACTGGATCGGGCTGCCCACTAAAG TGTTCAACGTCGGAGAGTATCGGCGGGAGGCCGTGAAGCAGTACAGCTCTTACGACTTCTTCAAACCCGACAACCAGGACGCGGTGAAAATCAGACA GCAATGTGCCTTGGCCGCTCTGAGAGACGTCAAGGCTTACCTGACAGAAGAAGGTGGCCAGATCGCT GTCTTCGATGCTACCAACACAACAAGGAACAGAAGGGACATGATCTTGAATTTCGGCAGTGAGAATGGATTCAAG GTATTTTTCATTGAGTCGGTGTGTGAAGACCCTAGCGTCATTGCGACCAACATCATG gaagtgaaggtGTCCTCTCCGGACTATCAGGACTGCAACAAGGTGGACGCCTTGGAGGACTTTCAGAAGAGGATCGAATGCTACCGGCAGTCATACGAGCCTCTGGACCCTGACCAGTACGACAG GAACATGTCTTTCATCAAGGTCGTCGATGTCGGCCGACGGTTCCTGGTGAACCGCATCCAGGATCACATCCAGAGCAAGATCGTGTACTACCTGATGAACATACACGTCCAGTCGCGCACCATCTACCTCTGTCGCCATGGCGAGAGCGAACACAACCTGCAGGGCCGACTGGGCGGCGACTCGGGCCTTTCGTCCCAGGGTAGAAAG TTTGCCCGAGCCCTGTCCACGTTCGTGGAGGAGCAGAACCTGAAGGACCTGCGGGTCTGCACCAGTCAGCTGCGCAGGAGCATCCAGACGGCCGAGGCGCTGGGCGTGCCCTACGAGCAGTGGAAGGCTCTCAACGAGATCGATGCT ggtgtgtgtgaggagatgACCTACGACGAGGTGAAGGAGAAGTTCCCGGAAGAGTTTGCTCTGAGAGACCAGGACAAATTCTACTACCGTTACCCCACGGGAGAG TCGTACCAGGACCTGGTCCAGCGGGTGGAGCCGGTCATCATGGAGCTAGAGCGGCGGGAGAACGTCATGGTCATCTGTCACCAGGCTGTCATGCGCTGCCTGCTGGCCTACTTCCTGGACAAGAGCGCAG ATGAGATGCCGTACCTGAAGTGCCCCCTCCACACAGTGCTGAAGCTCACCCCCGTTGCTTATG GATGTAAAGTGGAGTCGATCTCACTGAACGTGGATGCTGTGAACACGCACAGGGACAGGCCTGAG CAGGTCCAGAAGAGCCCCATCACGCTCATACGGCGGAACAGCATCACCCCGCTGACCAGCCCCGAGCCCTTCAAGAAGCCCCGCTTCAACCTCCTGGGCGATCGCTCCATCCCTGAggtcgcccccgcccccctgtcccgCTGCTCCACCTCGCCCCTCCCCTTGGCCCACCTGGGACAG CTTCAGCTTGGTAGAGTTTATCT AACCTGA
- the pfkfb3 gene encoding 6-phosphofructo-2-kinase/fructose-2,6-bisphosphatase 3 isoform X1 produces the protein MPRELTQNRIQKIWIPSKDDKPAVPRRCTGGPHLANSPTVIVMVGLPARGKTYMSRKLTRYLNWIGLPTKVFNVGEYRREAVKQYSSYDFFKPDNQDAVKIRQQCALAALRDVKAYLTEEGGQIAVFDATNTTRNRRDMILNFGSENGFKVFFIESVCEDPSVIATNIMEVKVSSPDYQDCNKVDALEDFQKRIECYRQSYEPLDPDQYDRNMSFIKVVDVGRRFLVNRIQDHIQSKIVYYLMNIHVQSRTIYLCRHGESEHNLQGRLGGDSGLSSQGRKFARALSTFVEEQNLKDLRVCTSQLRRSIQTAEALGVPYEQWKALNEIDAGVCEEMTYDEVKEKFPEEFALRDQDKFYYRYPTGESYQDLVQRVEPVIMELERRENVMVICHQAVMRCLLAYFLDKSADEMPYLKCPLHTVLKLTPVAYGCKVESISLNVDAVNTHRDRPEQVQKSPITLIRRNSITPLTSPEPFKKPRFNLLGDRSIPEVAPAPLSRCSTSPLPLAHLGQNLKRCASDLHELFQHYH, from the exons ATGCCAAGAGAGCTTACCCAGAACAGGATCCAAAAAATCTGGATTCCGTCTAAGGATGATAAACCAGCGGTACCTCGAAGAT GTACGGGAGGCCCCCACCTCGCCAACTCCCCCACTGTGATCGTGATGGTCGGCCTGCCAGCGCGCGGCAAGACCTACATGTCCAGGAAACTGACCCGCTACCTCAACTGGATCGGGCTGCCCACTAAAG TGTTCAACGTCGGAGAGTATCGGCGGGAGGCCGTGAAGCAGTACAGCTCTTACGACTTCTTCAAACCCGACAACCAGGACGCGGTGAAAATCAGACA GCAATGTGCCTTGGCCGCTCTGAGAGACGTCAAGGCTTACCTGACAGAAGAAGGTGGCCAGATCGCT GTCTTCGATGCTACCAACACAACAAGGAACAGAAGGGACATGATCTTGAATTTCGGCAGTGAGAATGGATTCAAG GTATTTTTCATTGAGTCGGTGTGTGAAGACCCTAGCGTCATTGCGACCAACATCATG gaagtgaaggtGTCCTCTCCGGACTATCAGGACTGCAACAAGGTGGACGCCTTGGAGGACTTTCAGAAGAGGATCGAATGCTACCGGCAGTCATACGAGCCTCTGGACCCTGACCAGTACGACAG GAACATGTCTTTCATCAAGGTCGTCGATGTCGGCCGACGGTTCCTGGTGAACCGCATCCAGGATCACATCCAGAGCAAGATCGTGTACTACCTGATGAACATACACGTCCAGTCGCGCACCATCTACCTCTGTCGCCATGGCGAGAGCGAACACAACCTGCAGGGCCGACTGGGCGGCGACTCGGGCCTTTCGTCCCAGGGTAGAAAG TTTGCCCGAGCCCTGTCCACGTTCGTGGAGGAGCAGAACCTGAAGGACCTGCGGGTCTGCACCAGTCAGCTGCGCAGGAGCATCCAGACGGCCGAGGCGCTGGGCGTGCCCTACGAGCAGTGGAAGGCTCTCAACGAGATCGATGCT ggtgtgtgtgaggagatgACCTACGACGAGGTGAAGGAGAAGTTCCCGGAAGAGTTTGCTCTGAGAGACCAGGACAAATTCTACTACCGTTACCCCACGGGAGAG TCGTACCAGGACCTGGTCCAGCGGGTGGAGCCGGTCATCATGGAGCTAGAGCGGCGGGAGAACGTCATGGTCATCTGTCACCAGGCTGTCATGCGCTGCCTGCTGGCCTACTTCCTGGACAAGAGCGCAG ATGAGATGCCGTACCTGAAGTGCCCCCTCCACACAGTGCTGAAGCTCACCCCCGTTGCTTATG GATGTAAAGTGGAGTCGATCTCACTGAACGTGGATGCTGTGAACACGCACAGGGACAGGCCTGAG CAGGTCCAGAAGAGCCCCATCACGCTCATACGGCGGAACAGCATCACCCCGCTGACCAGCCCCGAGCCCTTCAAGAAGCCCCGCTTCAACCTCCTGGGCGATCGCTCCATCCCTGAggtcgcccccgcccccctgtcccgCTGCTCCACCTCGCCCCTCCCCTTGGCCCACCTGGGACAG AACCTGAAGCGATGTGCCTCGGATCTCCACGAGCTTTTCCAGCACTACCACTGA